The following DNA comes from Rhinolophus sinicus isolate RSC01 linkage group LG06, ASM3656204v1, whole genome shotgun sequence.
GCCACCACTCTTGAGCAGAAATTCGTTCCACCCCTCACAGTCCAGATCAAGCCCCCCAAAGCCTCCCAGCAACAGCAGGACAGGCGATTCTCTGCCTGGACCTCCCCAACCCAGCTCTGGGGGACAGTAGAGAATGGCCCTAGTTCAGAGAACCCCACCCTCTCTGAGTCAATTTATAACTAGCAttgaaacaaagcagaaacaataataaaatattacaaaagacattttttaaagagtaactCATATCCCCACTCTGTCACAACTTGATAGTTAAATCTGTATATCTCCCTTTCACTTTCCCACCAAACACTCAGCTTGGGAATGCAGAGGCTTTGGAAAGAGTGGAAATCGTGACCTGGCCTTTAAATCTTTCAAAACATATGTACAACAAATATCTATTTCAACTGGATGATGCTTGTAAATGTTTACaaccatgctttttaaaaaacatcttgactccaaaagcaaaacTACTCTCATTTGGTCCAAGTATTGTGAAAGATACCCCAAgaacttcattttctaatttttaaccaATTTTTCTAGCACCCTTCTTTCCGCAGTGAAGTATGGAAATGCAGGTTATTTAATACAGTAATATGTCTTTTTCCAAAACATTCATAAAACGTTTCTAGGAGTAATGACATTAAAGTGATTTCGTTATATAATTTTGATACTCTGTATTTTACAAAATGGTGGATGCCCCAAAACTGGGACCCTGGAAACATgtgcacatttttgttttcagggaCATGCTAGATTTTTAGCTTGCCTAACACACCCCCACACTAATCTCTGAGGAGGGTTACAGAGGACCCCCTTATGTGTTTGTTTAATTAGCAGCCTGCCCTCAGGCAACAGCTATGAAGATAAGCTACTTTGAGCTCTgtagtttaaaataatgataaggGATTTTACTTACATCTGCAAAACCACTTCATAGTAGCAGTTAAAGTATATTGAATAACTGGGAGAAGGTGTGTGTATGCTATAAAATGGCTGCCACCTCATTTCAGTCCTGGTAGTTATGCCTAGTCATGTTGTCAGTCAAAAATCCACCATGAGGTTCTATGCCATCATATTTTGTTGCGTCCTGCGCAACACAGGCTGTGGGGAGGCGAGAAgaggcggctttgggttaagctTTAAGAAAGAAGCAGACACTCAATGCGGTTAAATCTCAGCGGGCCAAGGGTCTCGCAGCCTCGAAAGACTGGAGTCCCGAATCAGACCGACTGACGGATTTTATTGATCACATACAAGAAAGTGGCATTGTTTTAGACACGGTCTGTGAAACTCATCCACTACGTCAGAAAATTACCTCAAACCgaaattatttgtcccaaaacaGCCGAAGCATATAGTAGCATGATGACTAAGGTGCTgtatgcacctccctgggggGCAAAGTCTCTCATGTTGAAACAGTTCTATAGAGttgagcagaaagagcttgatcttatcGCTCCAAAGACctctctcacaattaggtgagagggagcagcaagaGTCAGCAGCAGCTTTTCTCAAGCATAGGGAAAAGGGAGGCAAGGCCCTTCCCAGATCTCATAAGGCAGCTCATCGGGGTCTCTGTAGGGTcccgcctggcttgagttgtccccccccccccccgtggggaatcttactcgtcattggctgcagACCCTCTTTTGGAGACCAGACAGAGAAACATAAGCTGTAATAAACTCAGTCCCAGAGAAGCACAGtcccacagactcttctttccttaaggaaaggtaTGGGGGACAgatggctaggctgttgtgtgactacaatatttatttattttaaaacttaaattttttattagtttcaggtgtacaaaacaatgtaatagttagacatttacacgcTGCAccaagtgataacctccctcccccactctactacccctctgacatcatatatagctgctacaattctattgactctattccctatgctatactccacatcctgtgattatATGTAagttaaattacagttgacattcattattattcagcttcagcttcaggtctacagtgcagtggtcaggcatctacactgtccatgaagtggtctccctaataagacaagtgtctatgacatggaaacaactgatatggccatcagtagacgactggaatAAGAAACTGTGgcatatttataaatggaatattactcagccataaagaagaatgaaatcttgccatttgcaattatatggatggacctagagaacattatgctaagtgaaataagtcaaactgagaaaggcaaataccagatgatctcacttatatgtggaatctaaataatagaataaatgagcaaactaatcagaaacagcctcagagataaGGTATAGAgaaaaaacagggttgctagatgggagatggacgaggatgagggagaaggtgaggggattagaaagcataaattggtaaccacaacattgccacggggatacaaaagacagttaggagaatataatcaataatgttgtaaagattttgtatgccattatatttaaatacaaaaattggTCTCCTTGTTCCATTCTAGATTTACCATGCAGGACCATCTACAGAGTGAATACACTGGATATGCCTTCTCTAATCCAATGGATTGATTATTACAGTAAACATTTCTGATTGTATTGgcaataaattgaaattttagcCTCTACGATCACTTACTGTGAACTTGACTGACATCagtgaattttattattaatttgataTCAGACAGTACTGTGAATAGTCTTCCAGTAATTTTTATCATGTggaagcctttgttttaaaatattaatgaaatccattagttaaaaacatacaaaatatgaaataaactaGTGATTGCAGAATATTGTCACATATCAGGCTGATAATATgtagtatattttattaaatgtttcaccgtatttcagaacatttaagttatttcttatttatgtattcattcattcattcattcattcattcattcattcagctcaTCTGTAGATGAAGAAATTGTCAAAAGAATGTTATCTTTCATAACACAAAGTTAACATGCTCCCACATCCAGTTCTCAGTATTGCCTACCTTTTTCCAACTCTAAGCCCCTCCCTTTTAAAGGTGATCACATCTAGGTGATTAACATACCCTGATACTAAttatcatttcttaaaatttatataactaaaATCACATAGCATATATTCTTCCATGtgtgatttcttttgtttaaaagtatgttggtGAGATTTATCCCCTCTGTTGCATATAGcaattgtttttagtattttgtttcaCAGTATTCTGTCACATGAGTATACCACAATTTACTTATTCCACTGTGAGTGAATGAATTCACTTCCAACTGGGTAAGCATAAATACTGCTGCCATTAATTCTGCacatcgttttttttttttttttttatcctatgTATGTATTGCTATTGGGAGTGTAACTAGGAATGAAATCATTGGATCATAATGCATAACTAATGCTTAAAACAATGTTTgcaggctggcccggtggctcaggcagttggagctccgtactcctaactccaaaggctgcaggttcgattcccacatgggcaagtagGCTTgcatccacaaggttgccggttcaattcctcgagtcccgcaagggatggtgggcagcgccccctgcaactaagattgaacatggcaccttgaactgagttgccgctgagctcccggatggctcagttggttggagcacgtcctctcaaccacaaggttgcccattcaactcctgcaagggatggtgggctgtgccccctgcaactagcaatgacaactgtacctggagctgagctgcaccttccacaactaagactgaaaggacaacaacttgaagctgaatggcactctccacgaataagattgaaaggataacaacttgacttggaaaaaagtcctggaagtacacactgtttcccaataaagtcttgtaaaaaaaaaaaaaaaaatgtttaccaaaTGACTATTCCAGTTTACATACACACTTTCAAGTGATAGATCATTCTTGTTTCCTCCATTCTTTTACTAACACTGACCTTTATTTGTTTTAACACTTGTGTCATTTTGTGGTTGAtatggtggttttaatttacatatatctGATGACAAATGCAGTTGAACACCTCTTCATAGGCTCATCAGCCTTTTGGACACCACTTTTTGGAGAAATGCCCTTTCAGATCACACCTTCCAACATTTTTTCACCATGTTgaacttgtatttttcttattgacttttGGAATTCTTCTTGTCTCCTCTATAGTCATTTGCGGATGCAGACATgtcaaatatctcctcccattatTGCTTTGCATTTTCAATGGTGTCTTAATAcacagaatttattcattttaatgcattccaatttattttcctttatgtttagTAACTTATGTGCCTTACTTAGGAAAGCTTTCAGTGAGCACattacagatttatttatttattcactcatatTATATGTATAGTGCTTTATGTTCTAAGTACTGCATTGAGTAGTGGAAATATAGTAGTAACTAAGACAGATACCTTGCTTACTCTCAGAGTTTTCAGTTTAGTAGTAATAACTATCTACAAATTTGATGAAAGTTTGTTGAATATTATGATTAAATAGTATACTATGCTCAGATAGTTTGTAATAAGGAACTACCCTGGTGTGTGGAGAACTCTCTTAAAAAACTGTTATTTGAGCTGAGATGTGAATGACCAGATTTAGAGAAATGAGGAAGTCTGTTAGACATGGGGATCTACCCAAGTAGGTCACACTTGAAGAGAAAACTAAGCaccattccttttctttattaaacTGAGAAATATACCCCTTTATTCTTCTACCCAATCTGATTCAAATATGCAAGTAAAACATTGCTTACAGTGTGgaggaaccttgaaaatattctaCTAAGTGACAGAAACCAGGCACAAAAACCCACACGTTGTAAGATTCCATTTAGttgaaatgtatgtaataaacaaattcataaagaaaaaaagtagattaGGGGTTGACAAGGGAAAGATGAAGGGTGAATGGAAAGTAAATGTTAATAGGTATTGGTTTCTTtagggggtgatggaaatgttctggaattagatagttaTGATTGTTGCACAACTCTTTGGATAATACTAAAAATCACTAAATTACATACGCTATAGGGGTGACTTTTATGGTATGTAagttttatctcaataaaagtgttataaaaaaaagaaattcccttGATTATGTTCTAGGAAGTGCTgcattataaacaatttttattaaaagataatttatcaAGCACATTTATATTCAGCATGGTTATGCATTTTGTAAACATATAATAACTGTGCTCCCTTAAGCTGCAATGTGCTCAAAGACAGGCATGGTCCCGCTGCCTCACATGGCAATCATCTCCTCAGACATGGAAGTTCATCCAATAAATGGTCAACCACAACTTCTCATGGGGAACCAAGGCAAAGGAAAGGCTtcagaggggaagagaaggaggaagaaactaAACTACATATGAGGGAACCTTTGTCAGCATCATAGAAGCTCACGCTTCCATTGTCATAATCGAGAAAGACTCCAATCTTACCCAGAGGCCTTTTCATATACTGAATTAAGGGTAGGGAATTAGTGGAGAGACGATAATGATTGTTCATCTTCAAGGAAAACAGGAGAGAAGCTTCTTCAAAATCAATAGTGATACCGGTATTACTTATCAAGGAATCTTTACAGACTCCCAGGATCCAGTTCAAGGAGTGTGGCACGTCCACCTCCCAGTAATGCCTACCAGAGGTGAAGGTCTGAGCTCCCCATGCCGCAAAGCTCTGCATGCTCTGGGGCTCTCTGGATGTGTCCTGATGGTCATCTCCAAACATCACACTTCTGATGTCCTCAGGAAGGTTCACATAGTGAGTGATGGTTTCCTGAGTCAGAACATTATGCACTGCAGAAAGAGGCAAAAATAAGGTCACTGATGGGATTTCCATGTCCTGAAGGGCAGAGTCTCTTCAGTTGCCCCtcctccaaaaaaaagaaaataaagacagcaaAGAGAGTCCTGACTGACATCTATGAAGAACAGAAGTTATCACTACCTTTGCAGAACACATAAATCCTTCAActtatacagaaaaagaaaaggaaacaaacaaaaaagaacgcATCTTGAACAGTGTGAAGCAGTGATTTAATGTCAACCTTCAGGAAGTATGTTTCAGGACACACATAAAACTAATTTTACTTTAGAAATCTCTTGTGTTGATTATCCTTGGTGTTGTTTAATAAATAGACAGCACTTTGCTATTATGTGGGTATTTACTGGGATATAAGCTGTATGTGTCTCATTTTCAAGTGTTAAAATACCTGACGGAAATCCTCATTATGTGTAGAGTAGAAGTTTCTGAAGAGAATGTCCTGTCTTTACATTATCTGTTTGGACCCCACGTTAGCCTGATCCTGATTTCAGCCCTCTGCGTCTAGACCTGCTGTCTAGCGTGGGCCTAATATGCTTGGGTCATGCTCAGAGCCTTCTCCTTCTACTTGTTTCGAGATTGATCTAAAAGCATTAAAATTGTTCTGCTTCTGAAAATTTTGGTCTTTATTTTGGTCACAActttctgattttataaataataaatattgtttgtgCAAACTATGATAAATGCAGTTGGAATATAGAAGCAATTAAAAGCCATCAATCACATATTTAAACTTTCAAGAGTGAATAAACATACACTATTGGTGGCTACTCTGGGAAGTAAATATTCTCTCTCTTCAAAATCACATGACCAACCCGATTACTCTTCTTTTATTCTGCCTATGTTAGgtgtaattaaaaatatgtatcttgcTCTTCATTTTCAGTACACTATAACTTGCAAAGTTCAGTATTGATCATTGTGATAACCATACAGGGAGAAGCGATCATTTTGGAAAGTCATGTACCACCTTCACATCAGCAAAACTAAAACTAAGATGGAGAAAGGCTCATTCCCAAAAACCAGAAAGGAATTGAGGCCTGAGGCCAAAGGGCTGACACGTACCTCTGAAGCTGTTCAGCATGTCTAGGATTCCAGGGAAACACCATAAAGTGAACTCTGGGTTCACTGGCTGAGGCTTTTGCATCTGCACCAATTCAGTCCTATAAAGAATGACATCAGGCATTCCACAGCATAGCATGATCACACAACCGTTACAAAAATAGGAACTTTTAATCCAAGGTATTTCATCAGAATTCTCCCATTTGGGGGTTAACTGGGTACACATACATTCTATTCTACCCTCTTGGGGATGTAAGAAATGATACCTTGCCTTTATTCTAAAGTTATTCCAAATTCCAACTTCCCCATTCTTCTCAGGTATTATTTCATGTCTAAAACTATTCAGAATCATTCCTACTATCTCCTCCACCTCGGGGAATAAAAAAATCCTGGGTGTCTTACAGAGAGCAGGAAATTCAGGCAAAGCCATTGAGACTGGAGTCCGCAAGTAGTCACCAGTGATACATTCAGTGTCTAGTCCCAGCGTCAGACTGCTTGGCTCTTTTCTGCCAAGCAAGGGGAATGAACTCCAGCCTGGCAGCCCTGCTCTGAAGTGGGACCAGGAAGCCATTCCCCCTGAAATCTTGCCTACAAGGGGGGGTCTGCTGTGATAGAACAGGCCGAGTCAGTGCTACTCCTGGGGACAAATGTACACATTCCCTTGCCACTCTTAGGAAAGCTCCTACTTTCCTGTCTTTTTCACCTTCCACTCTGTAGTGTAGGTGCCTCGTCTGATATACCTTAGAAAGATCCCTTCAGAATGTTTATTGTGATAAAGCTGGAGAGGATGGGGCTGACTGGCTGGAACAAAGCCCAGAATGTCAGATGGGTTTTAGGTATATTTGTATTCAGCCACATAAAAAGGAAACTTCTGAGACCCAGGAGAAGGCCTCAGGgccttttttgaaagaaaatggaaaatagccACAGATGACAATGTTAATAACTCAAAACATGCCTCACCGACAGACAATGACTGGCTCAGAAGTCAGAAATCCTTAGTGTAAACTCACCTTTCCAATACATTTCCCATGtcctgcaaaaaataaaataaaataaaataaaataaaataaaataaaataaaataaaataaaataaaataaaataaaataaaataaaataaaagagtaatcATGATTGTTCTGTCATGTTACATGTTAGAATTGGTtttgataatgtattttttttccctattcccTTTACAGAATAATCACAGGCTATCTAAATAACAGAACTTAAACTAAAACACGAGGGGGGCTTCCTCAGGGTATATTGTGAAAGGAAGTCAGGCAGGGGTGTGAAGTCATTCAACAAGAACTAGGTTTCCAGTGTCACTCATTGTTCCATCTTATTCCCATGGAGAGACCTGACCATTTATGATACaattaaagcaaaacaataaaccatataaaaataattaaagactgCACAAATCTTGCCTATGGGCAAAATCCCAATGTGTCTGTAGCAAGTTGCTTTTGTGGAGATAACAGACTGGGACAGTGGATCAGAGGAACACAAAGTGAGAATGACCCTCACAAAATTGACGTTCTCATGGCCACAGAGATTTCCTGATTTTGAATAAACTGTCTGGGTAGATGGTACTCCTGATTATACTGAAATAATTCTGTCCTGTCTTAACTACCAAGGACAGAAATCTCCCAAAGATGACCAGGATACTAGGAAATAAGTGATTGGACAAACGTAATGATATGAGTCAAGGGGCATCATCATTCAGCTGAGAGTAATGCTGTTGCAGGTAACATTTGAATGTCATGGCCACCTTGCTCCCGAAAGGATTCCTGTCTGTGAGGATGGACTCTCCCTTCTCACCTGGAGAAGCTCCATGTCAGGCTTGTGGCACATCTCAGTCAGCTCTCTGTACATTTCTTTCAGGCTTTCTTTCTGTTGCATCATCCTGAGTTCACTTTCCTTGAGTTGTTGGAAAATCTCCTTGGCTTCTCTCTCCATTGTGTCCAGATGGAGGTGCTGGTCCTCACAGAGAAACAGATGCATCTTCTGATATTCAGCTTTGATCATCACCTTCCTTAAGGCCACATACTTCTGCAGAAGTAGGGGGTGAACGGGGTTACATATCCTCACTCTCAGCAGAAATCTTCAAACATCAAATATTTCCTTAGCTTCATGAAGAACTTACTGGACAAATCTTCTACCTCAACCCTCAAAATGTCTTGTGTGTTTGCTGGCCTTCTGTCCATGCTTTCTCTATGTCCTGGTGTGTTTTCATGTTAAACTGAGCCCCCGAAGGGGTCCCAGGCTCTCTCTATCTGTGATGTTTCTTTGCGGTTCTTACACCTtcaattattttctgttattgtaatattctttatcttttgcTTCTTAGCccaatttttctacatatttaaaaatatttatgtatacaccATATTACACAGATTTTTGCACATTCTCTACTTTCCCTCTGGGTACtactttatttctctccttttcttcacaGCCAAACTTAGTGCAATATTGTCTCATACTCAGTTTCTGAAAAGATGTATCCAAACCCTGAAAGTTGAACTAGGAACACGTATCAAGCCTGGATTATGCCACACACATGTTGTCCCTTGCACAACATGTGTTTCAACTGCGAGAGTCCACtaatactttgttttgtttcagtataAATATCCAGTCAGTCCGCTGTACCTGAGGGATTCCTATCCATGATTCAACCAATGGCACATCAAAGACAGTACTTTTGATCCGAGGTTAAGGATCCCACATGCAGAGTCGATATATGCATTTATCCTATACTGTTTTATACACGGGACTTGAACATCCCTGGATTTGGGCTGCATTGAGGTACTGGAGCCAATGCCCTGCAGGTACCAAGGGATGAGAACTTTTGGGGAGAGCCAGTTATAACTGGACATTTGACTGCAAGTCTGTGGGGCCCTAATTCCCctcgttgttcaagggtcaactggaTCAGCATTCCTTGCACTGACTTCTATTGGCCAGTGTATTTGTGAGTACTGATACATCACCTGAAACCACTACATTTTCCTGGACAGAAACCATTACCCTTTAACCAGCAACTTGAATTTAGCTAAAAGTCTAAGCCATCAATCTGCatacaaataaacagaacatgTTGCTTCTTACCTCTAATGACTGGGTTTTGCTTGTTTCCTGCTTCAGACTGGTTTGCATTTCTTGAGTCATATTCCATAAGGAGTCCATTCTCTTTAGAAGATTCTCCTGCAAAATAACCATGAGCTTCTGCGACACAGAAGatgattttgtaaattttatccCTTATTTTATGGTAAGAGGCAGTCATTGAAAACAGCCACCTTGAGTTAAAATGAAGAggtctaattttttcacattaaTATAATTTGATTCTAATGTTTGGTACATCAGGCAACAGAAACATCAGTAGAACATTTAGGGGGACCTTCCTGATCATATTATCCATTCCTGAGAAACATACACCCAGATTTTCACATACCCTGACTATGAAGAAGT
Coding sequences within:
- the LOC109451390 gene encoding tripartite motif-containing protein 64 — its product is MDSDTLQAFQKELTCSICMDFFLDPVTIDCGHSFCHPGLCLCWEEGQTPMCFPECRGGSEKPDFKTNVVLKILASLARQARASYVNSSEEHICVAHKKAKRLFCDVENSLLCGLCSQSPEHVAHSHSPMQWAAEECRENLLKRMDSLWNMTQEMQTSLKQETSKTQSLEKYVALRKVMIKAEYQKMHLFLCEDQHLHLDTMEREAKEIFQQLKESELRMMQQKESLKEMYRELTEMCHKPDMELLQVRRESPSSQTGILSGARTELVQMQKPQPVNPEFTLWCFPGILDMLNSFRVHNVLTQETITHYVNLPEDIRSVMFGDDHQDTSREPQSMQSFAAWGAQTFTSGRHYWEVDVPHSLNWILGVCKDSLISNTGITIDFEEASLLFSLKMNNHYRLSTNSLPLIQYMKRPLGKIGVFLDYDNGSVSFYDADKGSLICSLVSSSFSSPLKPFLCLGSP